In a genomic window of Quercus lobata isolate SW786 chromosome 4, ValleyOak3.0 Primary Assembly, whole genome shotgun sequence:
- the LOC115983871 gene encoding uncharacterized protein LOC115983871 has product MARISTPFLGFLILVLCCYASNMAKVTGYTAYTDPNQPIRIRIRDLMMRMTLQEKIGQMVQIERANASAEIMNKFFIGSVLSGGGSVPAPMATAQQWIDAVNDFQKGAMSTRLAIPMIYGIDAVHGHNNAYNATIFPHNVGLGVTRDPDLIRRIGSATAREVRATGIPYTFAPCVAVCRDPRWGRCYESYSEDPKIVKMMTEIISGLQGELPNNSYFSHPYIEGKNKVAACAKHYVGDGGTMKGINENDTIVTPRVLFGIHMPPYYISIIKGVSTIMVSYSSVNGVKMHANERLVTRFLKKRLHFEGFVISDWQGLDRITSPPHANYTYSIQAAILAGIDMVMVPYNYPEFIDGLTDLVNKNVIPMSRIDDAVSRILRVKFTLGLFENPMADNSLADMLGAQENRDIAREAVRKSLVLLKNGKPTYAGGVLPLIKEQPKILVVGTHADNLGYQCGGWTIEWQGLSGNDLTIGTTILQGIQETVDPSTKVEFIENPDPATVRFSSFSYAIVVVGEKPYAETNGDNMDLTLPDPGPSIINNTCSNIKCVVVVISGRPLVLEPYLESMDGLVAAWLPGTEGKGVAEVLFGDYGFTGKLARTWFRRVDQLPMNIGDPNYDPLFPFGYGLTTEPTVQT; this is encoded by the exons ATGGCAAGAATTTCAACCCCCTTCCTGGGATTTTTGATTTTAGTATTATGTTGCTATGCATCCAACATGGCAAAAGTGACAGGATACACGGCATACACAGACCCGAACCAGCCAATTCGTATTAGGATCAGGGATCTCATGATGAGAATGACTCTTCAAGAAAAGATTGGTCAGATGGTCCAAATTGAACGTGCCAATGCCTCTGCTGAAATCATGAATAAATTCTTTATTG GAAGTGTATTAAGTGGTGGAGGGAGTGTCCCTGCTCCTATGGCTACTGCACAGCAATGGATTGATGCAGTGAACGATTTTCAGAAAGGGGCTATGTCCACTCGTCTTGCAATCCCTATGATATATGGAATTGATGCTGTTCATGGCCACAACAATGCGTACAATGCAACCATTTTTCCTCATAATGTGGGCCTTGGAGTGACCAG AGATCCTGACCTTATAAGGAGGATCGGGAGTGCAACTGCACGTGAAGTTCGAGCCACTGGAATTCCTTATACATTTGCTCCATGTGTTGCG GTCTGCAGAGATCCGAGGTGGGGTCGATGCTACGAGAGCTACAGTGAGGACCCCAAGATTGTCAAAATGATGACTGAGATCATCTCAGGGTTGCAAGGAGAACTCCCTAATAATTCTTATTTCTCCCATCCATATATTGAAGGAAA GAATAAGGTGGCAGCTTGTGCAAAGCACTATGTTGGTGATGGAGGCACAATGAAGGGCATTAATGAAAATGACACCATTGTTACCCCGCGAGTATTGTTCGGCATCCACATGCCTCCTTACTATATTTCAATCATTAAGGGTGTTTCTACTATCATGGTATCCTACTCGAGTGTGAACGGAGTGAAGATGCATGCAAACGAAAGGTTGGTGACTCGGTTTCTTAAGAAAAGACTCCATTTTGAG GGTTTCGTCATCTCAGATTGGCAAGGACTTGACAGGATTACCTCTCCACCACATGCAAACTACACATATTCTATTCAAGCTGCAATTCTAGCTGGAATTGACATG GTCATGGTTCCTTACAATTACCCAGAATTTATTGATGGCTTGACCGATCTGGTTAATAAGAATGTCATTCCCATGAGCCGAATAGATGATGCCGTAAGTAGGATCTTGCGGGTTAAGTTCACCTTGGGTCTCTTTGAGAACCCTATGGCTGATAACAGTCTAGCTGATATGCTTGGAGCCCAG GAAAATAGAGATATTGCTAGGGAAGCTGTGAGGAAATCtcttgttttattaaaaaatggaaaGCCTACGTATGCTGGGGGTGTTTTGCCCCTCATCAAGGAACAGCCAAAGATTCTTGTTGTTGGAACTCATGCAGACAACTTGGGCTATCAATGCGGTGGATGGACAATCGAATGGCAAGGACTCAGTGGCAATGACCTCACAATTG GAACCACCATCCTCCAAGGCATTCAAGAAACTGTTGACCCAAGCACCAAGGTGGAATTCATTGAGAACCCAGACCCTGCCACAGTGAGGTTCAGTTCTTTCTCATATGCTATTGTGGTAGTAGGTGAGAAACCATATGCAGAGACTAATGGTGATAATATGGACCTCACACTCCCCGATCCCGGACCAAGTATAATCAACAATACATGCAGCAATATCAAGTGTGTTGTAGTTGTCATCTCCGGGCGTCCCCTTGTGCTTGAACCATATCTTGAATCAATGGATGGTCTTGTGGCTGCATGGCTCCCAGGTACTGAAGGCAAAGGTGTGGCTGAGGTTCTTTTTGGTGATTATGGATTCACTGGCAAGTTGGCTAGAACTTGGTTTAGACGAGTTGATCAACTCCCAATGAATATTGGGGATCCAAACTATGATCCACTCTTCCCATTTGGATATGGCCTTACAACTGAACCAACAGTGCAAACGTAA